From one Paractinoplanes brasiliensis genomic stretch:
- a CDS encoding alpha/beta fold hydrolase, with protein sequence MTLAHDVHGSGPEVLLLHSTVGDRRMWDPQIGRLGARRVIRCDLPGYGESPVAAEPADVAALVLELAGPQPVALIGSSGGGQVALEIAARWPARVRGLALLCAAAPSLEPSPRLRAMWEQEETLLEAGDVEAATELMVRSWVGPRATGETRALVRRMQQHAYEVQLAAADVDDLDTGWSVDTVAAPVLLVTGAHDLPDFHDVAAGLAARLPRARHVELDWAGHLPSLEDPEPVNRLLRDFLDSV encoded by the coding sequence GTGACTTTGGCGCATGACGTTCACGGGTCCGGGCCCGAGGTGCTGCTGCTGCATTCCACGGTGGGTGACCGCCGCATGTGGGACCCGCAGATCGGCCGGTTGGGGGCGCGCCGGGTGATCCGTTGTGACCTGCCCGGGTACGGGGAGTCGCCGGTTGCGGCGGAGCCCGCCGACGTGGCCGCGCTGGTGCTCGAGCTGGCCGGGCCGCAACCGGTGGCGCTGATCGGGTCGTCCGGCGGCGGGCAGGTGGCGCTGGAGATCGCCGCGCGGTGGCCGGCCCGGGTGCGGGGCCTGGCCCTGCTGTGCGCGGCGGCGCCCTCGCTGGAGCCGTCGCCGCGGTTGCGGGCGATGTGGGAGCAGGAGGAAACGCTGCTGGAGGCCGGGGACGTCGAAGCCGCCACGGAGCTGATGGTCCGGTCGTGGGTGGGGCCGCGCGCCACCGGCGAGACCCGCGCCCTGGTGCGGCGGATGCAGCAGCACGCGTACGAGGTGCAACTGGCCGCCGCGGACGTCGACGACCTCGACACGGGCTGGTCGGTGGACACCGTCGCCGCGCCGGTGCTGCTGGTCACCGGGGCGCACGACCTGCCCGACTTCCACGACGTCGCCGCGGGCCTGGCCGCCCGGTTGCCGCGGGCCCGGCACGTGGAGCTGGACTGGGCGGGGCACCTGCCCAGCCTGGAGGACCCGGAACCGGTCAACCGGCTGCTGCGCGACTTCCTCGACTCGGTCTAG
- a CDS encoding reductase → MRVLILGGSGFVGRAVADEAVRRGDDVTVFNRGTKALPYGVRALTGDRLGDLGVLRTGTWDTVVDTWSARGDAVRRTAELLSGRAGHYAYVSSRSVYAGTGHGKAEQAPLVGPDDDGYAGDKLRGELGAAVFDGPVLLARAGLILGPYEDVGRLPWWLNRLARGGPTLAPGPRDLGLQYIDARDLAVFLLDTAARRVAGAFDLVSRPGHTTMGELLDIGNEVTGGRALLRWVDPAVIEAAGIEPWTQLPIYLPPGDLHTFLHQGDVSKAYGEGLVCRPVRETVEDTWAWLRGLPEGAPQRADRPRVGLDPQIEQKVLAGDFGA, encoded by the coding sequence ATGAGAGTGCTGATCCTGGGCGGTTCCGGGTTCGTCGGGCGGGCAGTCGCCGACGAGGCCGTGCGCCGTGGCGACGACGTGACCGTGTTCAACCGGGGAACCAAGGCCCTCCCGTACGGGGTGAGGGCGCTGACCGGTGACCGTCTCGGTGACCTGGGCGTGTTGCGGACGGGCACGTGGGACACGGTGGTGGACACCTGGTCGGCGCGGGGTGACGCGGTGCGGCGTACGGCGGAGCTGCTCAGCGGCCGGGCCGGGCACTACGCGTACGTGTCGAGCCGGTCGGTGTACGCGGGAACCGGCCACGGCAAGGCCGAGCAGGCGCCGCTGGTCGGCCCGGACGACGACGGGTACGCCGGGGACAAGCTGCGCGGGGAGCTGGGCGCGGCCGTGTTCGACGGTCCGGTGCTGCTCGCCCGGGCGGGGCTGATCCTGGGCCCGTACGAGGATGTGGGCCGGCTGCCGTGGTGGCTGAACCGGCTCGCCCGCGGTGGGCCGACCCTGGCGCCGGGGCCGCGGGACCTGGGGTTGCAGTACATCGACGCCCGGGACCTGGCCGTCTTCCTGCTGGACACGGCGGCGCGGCGGGTCGCGGGGGCGTTCGACCTGGTCAGCCGGCCCGGGCACACCACCATGGGTGAGCTGCTCGACATCGGCAACGAGGTCACCGGCGGGCGGGCGCTGCTGCGCTGGGTGGACCCGGCGGTGATCGAGGCGGCGGGGATCGAGCCGTGGACCCAGCTGCCGATCTACCTGCCGCCCGGCGATCTGCACACGTTCCTGCACCAGGGCGACGTGTCCAAGGCGTACGGGGAAGGCCTGGTGTGCCGGCCGGTGCGCGAGACCGTCGAGGACACGTGGGCGTGGCTGCGGGGGTTGCCCGAAGGGGCGCCGCAACGTGCGGACCGGCCCCGGGTCGGCCTGGACCCGCAGATCGAGCAGAAGGTGCTGGCCGGTGACTTTGGCGCATGA
- a CDS encoding endonuclease/exonuclease/phosphatase family protein, which produces MRLATFNLLHGRSLSDGTVHADRVASAIADLDADVLGLQEVDKAQPRSGLLDLTAIAADALGAQVHRFAAAVVGTPGEQWQPWRSDDDNAHPLYGIALVSRYPVTTWQITALPGAPMRSPIYDPDNGLRLLKDEPRVLLAAVLDTPRGPLTVATTHLSFVPGWNLRQLRHAVRTLRALPAPRVLLGDLNMPARPVRAVSGWRPLGRAATFPSPMPRAQLDHILADPRGLDRLGRVVQVATSRPPVSDHLPLVVQLDR; this is translated from the coding sequence GTGCGCCTGGCCACCTTCAACCTGCTGCACGGACGATCGCTGTCCGACGGCACGGTACACGCCGACCGGGTCGCCTCAGCGATCGCCGACCTCGACGCCGACGTCCTCGGCCTGCAGGAGGTCGACAAGGCCCAGCCCCGCAGCGGCCTGCTCGACCTCACCGCCATCGCCGCCGACGCCCTCGGCGCCCAGGTCCACCGCTTCGCCGCCGCCGTCGTCGGCACACCGGGGGAGCAGTGGCAGCCCTGGCGCAGCGACGACGACAACGCACACCCCCTCTACGGCATCGCCCTGGTCAGCCGCTACCCCGTCACCACCTGGCAGATCACCGCCCTGCCCGGCGCGCCCATGCGCTCACCCATCTACGACCCCGACAACGGGCTGCGGCTGCTCAAGGACGAACCCCGCGTGCTGCTCGCCGCCGTCCTCGACACCCCCCGCGGGCCGCTGACGGTGGCCACCACCCACCTGTCGTTCGTGCCCGGCTGGAACCTGCGGCAACTACGTCACGCCGTACGGACCCTGCGCGCCCTGCCCGCGCCCAGGGTTCTGCTCGGCGACCTCAACATGCCGGCCCGGCCCGTACGCGCCGTCAGCGGCTGGCGGCCCCTCGGGCGGGCCGCGACCTTCCCCAGCCCCATGCCCCGCGCCCAACTCGACCACATCCTGGCCGACCCCCGCGGCCTCGACCGGCTCGGCCGGGTCGTGCAGGTCGCCACGTCCCGCCCGCCCGTC
- a CDS encoding phosphotransferase: MTEAVHRAWPRSARLDAAHILERIAEITGVRLELEGPAPGGEVGAAYVRWPDGRRSVLTEGRSRSGPLVDRARQAGVPTARHELAAHVDGRRVIVQQRLPGAPPQRPDTHLVRQMLTLNDRLAGLLADVPAPKPAELYLTGDGPGFCLHQPLAEHSARTAALLARVHEVGAAGSVMVGDDLVHMDYHPGNVLVDAQGRVTGLIDWDGATRGDRHFDLVTLRFVLAGVYPDLLAPVDQRLAVISDRRFDAYWAHMSLRMVDWSIRHHDEATVEHWLDVAEAGFR; encoded by the coding sequence GTGACTGAAGCCGTCCACCGTGCCTGGCCACGATCGGCGCGTCTGGACGCCGCCCACATCCTCGAACGCATCGCCGAGATCACCGGGGTGCGGCTGGAACTGGAGGGCCCGGCCCCCGGCGGTGAGGTCGGCGCCGCGTACGTGCGCTGGCCCGACGGGCGCCGTTCGGTGCTGACCGAGGGCCGTTCCCGCAGCGGCCCCCTGGTCGACCGGGCCCGCCAGGCCGGGGTGCCCACCGCCCGCCACGAGCTCGCCGCCCACGTCGACGGGCGCCGCGTCATCGTGCAGCAGCGCCTGCCCGGCGCACCTCCGCAGCGGCCCGACACGCATCTGGTGCGGCAGATGCTCACCCTCAACGACCGGCTGGCCGGGTTGCTGGCCGACGTGCCCGCCCCGAAACCGGCCGAGCTGTACCTGACCGGTGACGGCCCCGGGTTCTGCCTGCATCAGCCGTTGGCCGAGCACTCGGCCCGCACGGCGGCCCTGCTCGCGCGGGTCCACGAGGTCGGCGCCGCGGGCTCGGTGATGGTCGGCGACGACCTGGTGCACATGGACTACCACCCCGGCAACGTGCTGGTCGACGCGCAGGGCCGGGTCACCGGGCTGATCGACTGGGACGGCGCGACCCGCGGCGACCGCCACTTCGACCTGGTCACGTTGCGGTTCGTGCTGGCCGGGGTGTACCCGGACCTGCTCGCCCCGGTCGACCAGCGCCTGGCCGTGATCTCCGACCGGCGGTTCGACGCGTACTGGGCGCACATGAGCCTGCGCATGGTCGACTGGTCGATCCGGCACCACGACGAGGCCACCGTGGAGCATTGGCTCGACGTGGCCGAGGCGGGGTTCCGCTGA
- a CDS encoding heme-degrading domain-containing protein: MTQDLIAELEAQEAELELTRFDNADAWRLGSLLVELASQRSLPVAIDIRRGAQQLFHAALAGSVADNDRWIERKVRVVERYGASSFLVGRRLAAKGQELDAGMGVDPADYAAHGGAFPIRIRDVGVVAVVTVSGLPQAEDHALVVEALRAFRP, translated from the coding sequence ATGACTCAGGATCTGATCGCCGAGCTGGAGGCCCAGGAGGCCGAGCTCGAGCTGACCCGTTTCGACAACGCCGACGCGTGGCGGCTGGGCAGCCTGCTGGTGGAACTGGCCTCGCAGCGGTCGCTGCCGGTGGCGATCGACATCCGGCGCGGCGCGCAGCAGCTGTTCCACGCCGCGCTGGCGGGCAGTGTGGCCGACAACGACCGGTGGATCGAGCGCAAGGTGCGGGTGGTGGAGCGGTACGGCGCCTCGTCGTTCCTGGTGGGCCGGCGTCTGGCCGCCAAGGGGCAGGAGCTGGACGCGGGCATGGGCGTGGACCCGGCCGACTACGCGGCGCACGGCGGGGCGTTCCCGATCCGGATCCGTGACGTCGGGGTGGTCGCGGTGGTGACGGTGTCGGGGCTGCCGCAGGCCGAGGATCACGCGCTGGTCGTGGAGGCTTTGCGGGCGTTCCGCCCGTAG